The sequence TCTTCTTGTAATGCAGGGAATAAAATCTGCTGATGATGCAAGCCCGGAAGTTATTGAAGAATATTATGTCTGTAACAGGACCGGAGAAAAACTTCTAAAAGAAGCAGTCAGACAGAGAATAGCTAAATCCACAAATCCACGCCTTGATGTAAGCATCCTTGTATCCGGACTTTGGGGCTGTATTGAATCTGTGTTATTGAAAAAAAGTGAGCCGGATTATTGGGAAAAAGGAAATACTTACACAGACCGTTTTATAAAATTATGGATTACTTCAATTTTTGGAGGAGATGAATAATGAATATCCTTGTATTAAATGGAAGCCCTAGAAAAAATGGAAACGTAGTTAAAGCTTTAAAAGCTGAAGTAGAAAAAATCCAAAACAAATATAAAAGCAGTCAGATTATCTGGAAAAATATTTCTGATTTGAATTTTGATTTTTGCAAAGGCTGCATGACTTGCCGTTCAAAAATGAACTGTATTTTACCGGCTGATGATGCACACAAACTTGCCAAAGAAATAAAAGCCTGTGATATACTTCTTACTGGTACCCCAGTGTACTGGGGAAATATAAACGGACAATTAAAAGCTCTTTTTGACCGCCTCGTATATGTTTTAATGAAAGAAAGTAAAAGAGGAATTCCTCTTCCGCTGCACAAAGGCAAAAAAGCTGTGATTGTTACAAGCTGTACAACCCCCTTCCCTTTCAACTATCTTTGCAGGCAATCAACCGGAGCTGTTCGTGCTGTAAAAGAAATTCTTAAATCTTCGGGATTTAAAATCATAAAAACAAAAAATATTTCTAACACAAAAACGCAATGACAAAGACGCTCAGCTTGATGCAGTTACCAATGCAACTCCAAAAGGCGGCATAATAAAACGCGCGTATTTCTGCACAAAGTAAACGTGGACTTAATGATAAAAGTTTCCTGCTGCAGTAGACCTGAACATGCTGCTGCAGAAGCCCTTAAAGCAAGCGGAAAATTCATTCCATGGCTCATTAATCAGACAGGACTTCATTGCAAAAAAAAGCTGTTAAACTTGCTATAACATCATTCTGCATGTCAATTACGATTTAAAGTTACTTACCCTTTATACTTCGTCTGCTTTCTTTAATTTTCCTTTGATATCATTATCAAAGCCAATTTGCCATAAAAGAATATCAATTACTTTCATGTGCGGATATATAATCCCATGTGTATTTATTTTTTCTCTTTCTTCATCCAAAACATTTTTATTTTCAATATAAAAGTTATATAATTCTTTTAAGCTTACAACAGGATTTGTAAAAAAAGGAGTTCCTATTCCATATTCTTTTAAAGAATACTTCACATAGCGATCATAAGCTGGAATACATCCAAAGACGCCCATTAGTATCTTGGTTATAAGTGTATCTGTAATTGCAGTTTTAGACTTTACTACTGTTTTTTTTACCTTAGTATATACATTACCCAACTGATATTGTAATTCACATATTTTAAGCAATGCTTCGTCAGTAATCAAAATCTCAGGAGTTGCTGCTCTTAGTATATTATATTTAGGTTTCTGCATTTCTATTACAGCATCTTTATGAACTTTATAATCTTTTTGTAATAAAAATGAAGAACCTCTATACATACCCCAACTTGCTAAATAGAAAGCAAGATTAAGTGAAAGTAGATCTATCGTATCTGAATCGTTCTTGCCCTGTTTATCTTCAAATATTTTGTAACAGTGTTCCCATGACTTATACCGCGCATTTTCATCATTCTGAATTGAACTATAGAATTTCTGAATAGAATTTCTAATTCTTTCTTCTGTTAATACTTTCATTACAGTTCTCCTATAAAGAATATTAATCCATAACTTCAATCAAAAGAATCACAGGCCTAAATTCATCATTAAAACTTATCATTGCTAATTTAAGCTTCTCATATTTCTGCTACATACCCTTTTAATCTACTTTAGGAATTACAGTAATTTATATTTTATGCACATTAAACCCCATTTACAAGTTCTGAAAGATAGTCTTTTGTGCGTGAATCCTTTACCAATGTACAATGCAATATCCTTAGTACGTGCTTCTGCATCATCTTCAACATATGTTCTACCCTGTCAAGTTTCGTAATAGGAATCAATAAACTGCTTGTCTTCTTCAATAGTAATGTCACCATCAATATTCCGCTTGGCAGTATCGTAAAGATATTTTAAAGGAGTAAGCCCGTCGATATGCTGCAAGCAGATAGCTTTCTGACAAAGTTTTCCGTTTTCTTTTTTGTTCTGGTTCACTCTGAAGGATATATGAGTCAAAGTCTATTTCGAAGGGATTTTGTTTTTTTATCCACCTACTCTTCCTCATAAGTTTTATAATTCTCTACCTGTTCCATTACCTGATTAAATACATCCTGAGAATAAATTGGAGGATATCCATTATCAAACAAACAGAATTTTATATCTGATTTTAGCTGGTTGCGGACATTTGTATTGTTCAGCCAATCGGTGAAACTGGATTTCAAATCAATCAGCTCTTTTATTTTCTTTGCAAGTTTTTGGATTTTCTTGTTTACCATAATGCCGACATCTGCATCAAAAACATCTTCGCCATATTCGAAATCTTTTTCATCACGCATTTTTATCAGAATGTCGTAGAAAGCCATTTCTTCAAATGTAAGTCCAAGTTTTCTAAAGCGTTCTTTATCTTCATTCAAATCTTTAAGAATTGTTTCTGCCTGAATTGTTGCGCTTGCAATAATCTGGTCTGCTGTAACATCCTGAGTATCTCCTGCTTCCTGTGCGGAAAGAGCTTTTCTCCTGTCGTGATACTGAGCAATTGTTTCATCCAGCATATCTTTATATTTTTTTGCAGAAGCTTTATTTACTTTTCCATATTCAGTAATTTTCTTGCGAAGAAGCTTCATCAAGACTTCAAGCCGGGTTGCAGGCATTTTAACATCAGCCAGTCGTTCCAGGAATTCTGGTCCAAGAATATCTACCTGGTCTCCTTCCTGAAGGATGTTTTCCACATTGCTGTATTTAAGAGCCTCTTCAACCATTTTTGCCACATACTTGTTCATTGAATCTGTATCCAAATCGGTCGTTCCGCTCATCTTGCGAACAAAGCCAGCAATGGCCATAAAGCTCTGAGCTAATGCAGACTCTTCTTCTGAAAGCTCTCCTGAAGGCTGGCAAATATCGTAAGAGGCTCTAAGTCTTTTTACTATTTTCAAGAAATATGTTTTGAAAGAAACTTTCTTTGCTGCTTTTGTTCCCTTGTTTTCAAGGTTCAATTCTTCTGTAGATTTATAAACATACTCTGCGGCTAAATTCAAAAGTTTGTATCTTTGAATGTCAGTTGTGTTTACATCAATAAAAGGATTCAAATCGAATTCTTTGAAAAGAGCTTTTATGATTTCAAGATTTTCGCGGAAGATTTCAGTTGCCTGTTCAATGTCATCAGTAGAAGGACCTTTTCCACCTTGCCCTCCACCATAGATTTTCATTGCTTCAAGCATATTTTCTCGAATACCGATGTAGTCAATAATAAGACCGTAATCTTTTCCCGGATATTTTCTGTTTACTCGGCTGATTGTCTGAATAAGTCCGTGCTTTTGAAGGGGCTTGTCGTTATACATGTAAGTCAAAGTATCAACGCTAAAACCTGTAATCCACATATCGACTACAATAACAAGACGAAGGTTTGATTCCGGCTGTTTAAATGCAACATCAAGTTTGTCACTTCGTTCATCGTTTTTTACGCCGCCAAGATAGTTGTACATTTCTTCTTTGTCATTTGAACCGACACTGGCGACCATTGCAATATATGGCATATCCTTAAGTTCAGAAAGTTTTTCGGCATCCACTTTCATTCCATCAGGATGCTTCTTTTCCTCAAACCATTCGGGATATTTTTCTTTGAACTGACACAAAAGGTCATAAGCAATTTTTCTGTTTGCGCAGACAATCATGGCTTTTTGAACACGTTCAGGATCTTTTTCGCAACGACTGGTAAAATCATCATGAATATCAATTGCAAGTTTTGAAAGTCTTCCCGGCTCGCCAAGAATTATTTCCATAGAACTCATGGCTTCTTTGCTTGCTTTTATATCTTCTGCTGTTGCTCCCTCATCCGCACACTTTTTGTAATAAGCTTCAATCTGAGCGACAGTTTTTGGATCTGCCAAAACTTTTGCAATGCGTGGATGGTATTTGATTGGAACTGTTAGCCCGTCTGCCACTGCCTGATCCATTGTGTAGCGATCAATTTCTTCTCCAAAAGTCTGATATGTCTCATCGATTGGAGTTCCTGTAAAACCGACAAAAGTCGCGTTTGGAAGAGCCTCTCTAAGAACCTTTGCATACGGTTTTGAGACAAGAGCTTTCATATTCTGGTCTGCATCTTTGGTGAACTTTATCTGTTTTGCGTTTTCCAGCTGAGTTCTATGGGCTTCATCACTAAAACAGATGATATTGTTTCTTTCGTTTATCAATCCAATCGGGTCATCTTTTCTGTCACAGAATTTTTGAATTGTCGTAATATAAAATCCACCGGACTCACGAATCTTTAATTCATTCCTAAGTTCTTTTCTGGTCTTTACAACTTTTACTTCTCCGAGACT is a genomic window of Treponema rectale containing:
- a CDS encoding flavodoxin family protein; amino-acid sequence: MNILVLNGSPRKNGNVVKALKAEVEKIQNKYKSSQIIWKNISDLNFDFCKGCMTCRSKMNCILPADDAHKLAKEIKACDILLTGTPVYWGNINGQLKALFDRLVYVLMKESKRGIPLPLHKGKKAVIVTSCTTPFPFNYLCRQSTGAVRAVKEILKSSGFKIIKTKNISNTKTQ
- a CDS encoding type I restriction endonuclease subunit R, which gives rise to MSKLKQFDGRFCEYDFENVFIQYLEDAGWTYQAGDDIARSKLDETLILEDLKSFLKDSNPDLPEEDITQICDTMRLLGGQTEFETLHKAYNHFIDGLQFTGSDGKPRTINFINFADADKNIFKVVNQFTVEYINNNEKKNRRPDVLLYVNGFPLCIIELKNPADDKATIHDAFEQITVRYWRDIPHLLHYCPLACISDGVKTRLGTVKTPYEHFYTWRRINDDQPIADSSLDEFECLVYGVYAPARFLEIFRDYVYFQDKIFDPNEVEIVCRYPQFFATRLLRESIKKSVITHSGKGGTYFGATGCGKTYTMAFLARQLSLRCTKELGSPTVLMIVDREDLQKQGIKLFGKSKEFLSLGEVKVVKTRKELRNELKIRESGGFYITTIQKFCDRKDDPIGLINERNNIICFSDEAHRTQLENAKQIKFTKDADQNMKALVSKPYAKVLREALPNATFVGFTGTPIDETYQTFGEEIDRYTMDQAVADGLTVPIKYHPRIAKVLADPKTVAQIEAYYKKCADEGATAEDIKASKEAMSSMEIILGEPGRLSKLAIDIHDDFTSRCEKDPERVQKAMIVCANRKIAYDLLCQFKEKYPEWFEEKKHPDGMKVDAEKLSELKDMPYIAMVASVGSNDKEEMYNYLGGVKNDERSDKLDVAFKQPESNLRLVIVVDMWITGFSVDTLTYMYNDKPLQKHGLIQTISRVNRKYPGKDYGLIIDYIGIRENMLEAMKIYGGGQGGKGPSTDDIEQATEIFRENLEIIKALFKEFDLNPFIDVNTTDIQRYKLLNLAAEYVYKSTEELNLENKGTKAAKKVSFKTYFLKIVKRLRASYDICQPSGELSEEESALAQSFMAIAGFVRKMSGTTDLDTDSMNKYVAKMVEEALKYSNVENILQEGDQVDILGPEFLERLADVKMPATRLEVLMKLLRKKITEYGKVNKASAKKYKDMLDETIAQYHDRRKALSAQEAGDTQDVTADQIIASATIQAETILKDLNEDKERFRKLGLTFEEMAFYDILIKMRDEKDFEYGEDVFDADVGIMVNKKIQKLAKKIKELIDLKSSFTDWLNNTNVRNQLKSDIKFCLFDNGYPPIYSQDVFNQVMEQVENYKTYEEE